One region of Faecalibacter bovis genomic DNA includes:
- a CDS encoding GNAT family N-acetyltransferase, whose product MKYLPFLETERLIIRPITLEDTMEFFEMDSQPEVHTYLRDKPLKTIDEALNLLNSIRLQYRKHGIGRVAVIEKSTFRFIGWTGFKFIEESYNNHSKYLDFGYRLKKEAWDKGYATEAAKACMNYYYETLKHFNLHAMTHQMNEASKNVLQKVGFVISDEFILEGSDTKCFWYDLKKDSSF is encoded by the coding sequence ATGAAATATTTGCCTTTTTTAGAAACTGAAAGATTGATCATCAGACCAATCACTTTGGAAGATACAATGGAATTTTTCGAGATGGATTCTCAACCAGAAGTACATACCTACTTAAGAGATAAACCTTTAAAAACCATTGATGAGGCGCTGAATTTATTAAATTCAATTCGGCTACAATATCGTAAACATGGAATAGGACGTGTTGCTGTTATTGAGAAAAGTACATTCCGCTTTATCGGTTGGACAGGATTTAAATTTATTGAAGAATCTTACAACAATCACTCAAAATATTTAGATTTTGGCTATCGTTTAAAAAAAGAAGCGTGGGACAAAGGTTATGCGACTGAGGCTGCAAAAGCATGTATGAATTATTATTATGAAACTTTAAAACATTTTAATCTACACGCTATGACGCATCAAATGAATGAAGCTTCTAAAAATGTATTACAAAAAGTTGGATTTGTAATTTCAGATGAATTTATACTTGAAGGTTCTGATACAAAATGCTTTTGGTATGATTTAAAAAAGGATTCAAGCTTTTAA
- a CDS encoding leucine--tRNA ligase — translation MQYNPSEIESKWQKFWIDNKTFKADNNSDKPKFYVLDMFPYPSGAGLHVGHPLGYIASDIFARYKKLKGFNVLHPIGYDSFGLPAEQYAIQTGQHPAVTTKVNIEGGVDKQGNVIAGYENQLKKIGMGYDWDREIRTSNPEYYKWTQWIFNQLFDSYYDNSTDKAEAISKLVETFKAEGNANVNAVADEDVTIFTADEWNAYTEKEQQAILLKYRLTFLAEAEVNWCADLGTVLANDEVINGLSERGGFPVVRKKMTQWMMRITAYADRLLTGLDGLDWSDAIKEAQRNWIGKSQGASIFFDVVGNEQKIEVFTTRPDTVFGVSYVTLAPEHPLVAEITTEKYKAKVDAYVDYTSKRSERDRLADAKNITGEFTGAYAIHPFTGKQVPIWIGDYVLASYGTGAVMAVPAGDERDFAFANHFNLPIINIFKGQDISEAAFTEKGGFELQDSDFLNGLDYKEAVEKIIAALEEKGYGKGKTNFRLREAVFSRQRYWGEPVPVYFKDGMPYTIPTEALPIILPEVDEYLPTSDGEPPLGRATQWAFDTTTNQVVDNSLIDNETIFPIELNTMPGWAGSSWYWLRYMDAKNEEEFVSQAAVNYWQNVDLYLGGSEHATGHLLYSRFWQKFLFDKGLVPTDEYAKKLINQGMILGMSAFAYRVNFEYFINDMNIENEKSEILFVSKKFIDNKLVLTDEGIQVILDYIKVKYNYSNDINLIYHMDSVSPIHIDVNMLKDGGDELDTDQFKAWREDFSNAEFILEDGKFITGREVEKMSKSKFNVISPDTICDEYGADSLRLYEMFLGPLEQTKPWNTQGLSGVYSFLKKFWRLYHSGPEETFFVSDDEPTKEEMKALHQTIKKVDEDVNNFSFNTSVSTFMIAVNELGKLKSNKRAILEPLAIVLSPYAPHIAEELWSKLGHETSIAEAEFPVFEEKWLVADSKEYPVSFNGKMKFLLELPLSLSKDEIQEIVMNDERTIKQLGDRTPKNIIIVPGKIINIVG, via the coding sequence ATGCAATATAATCCAAGTGAAATCGAATCAAAGTGGCAAAAATTTTGGATCGATAACAAAACATTTAAAGCTGATAACAATTCAGACAAACCTAAATTTTATGTGTTAGATATGTTCCCTTATCCATCTGGAGCGGGATTGCACGTTGGTCACCCATTAGGGTACATCGCGTCTGATATATTTGCACGTTACAAAAAATTGAAAGGTTTTAATGTTTTACACCCAATAGGATACGATTCATTTGGTTTACCTGCAGAGCAATATGCAATCCAAACAGGACAGCATCCAGCAGTGACTACTAAAGTGAATATTGAAGGTGGAGTTGATAAACAAGGTAATGTAATCGCTGGTTACGAAAACCAATTAAAGAAAATTGGGATGGGTTACGATTGGGATCGTGAGATTCGTACATCTAACCCTGAATATTACAAATGGACACAATGGATTTTCAATCAATTGTTCGATTCTTACTACGATAATTCAACAGATAAAGCAGAAGCAATCAGCAAATTAGTTGAAACTTTCAAAGCAGAAGGAAATGCTAATGTAAATGCTGTTGCAGATGAAGATGTAACAATTTTTACGGCTGATGAGTGGAATGCTTATACTGAAAAAGAACAACAAGCAATTTTATTAAAATACCGTTTAACGTTCTTAGCAGAAGCAGAAGTAAATTGGTGTGCAGATTTAGGAACTGTTTTAGCGAATGACGAAGTAATCAACGGATTATCTGAGCGTGGTGGATTCCCAGTTGTGCGTAAAAAAATGACACAATGGATGATGCGTATCACCGCTTATGCAGATCGTTTATTAACTGGATTAGACGGTTTAGATTGGTCAGACGCGATTAAAGAAGCACAACGTAACTGGATTGGAAAATCTCAAGGTGCGTCTATTTTCTTTGATGTAGTTGGAAACGAACAAAAAATTGAAGTTTTCACGACTCGCCCTGATACTGTTTTTGGTGTTTCTTACGTTACATTAGCACCAGAACACCCATTAGTTGCTGAGATTACAACAGAAAAATACAAAGCAAAAGTTGACGCTTACGTAGATTACACATCAAAACGTTCGGAACGTGATCGTTTAGCGGATGCAAAAAATATTACAGGAGAGTTCACAGGAGCTTATGCAATTCACCCATTTACAGGAAAACAAGTTCCGATTTGGATTGGTGATTACGTATTAGCATCTTACGGAACTGGAGCTGTTATGGCTGTTCCAGCTGGTGATGAGCGTGATTTTGCTTTTGCAAACCACTTCAATTTACCAATTATCAACATCTTCAAAGGTCAAGATATTTCAGAAGCTGCGTTTACTGAAAAAGGTGGGTTCGAATTACAAGATTCTGATTTCTTAAACGGATTAGATTACAAAGAAGCCGTTGAAAAAATTATTGCAGCTTTAGAAGAAAAAGGATACGGAAAAGGTAAAACAAACTTCCGTTTACGCGAAGCGGTATTCTCTCGTCAACGTTACTGGGGAGAACCAGTTCCGGTTTATTTTAAAGACGGAATGCCTTATACAATTCCAACGGAAGCGTTACCAATTATCTTACCTGAAGTCGATGAGTATTTGCCAACTTCAGACGGTGAGCCACCATTAGGACGCGCTACACAATGGGCTTTTGATACAACGACAAATCAAGTAGTAGATAATAGCTTAATCGACAACGAAACAATTTTCCCTATCGAGTTGAACACAATGCCAGGATGGGCAGGTTCTTCTTGGTATTGGTTACGTTATATGGATGCGAAAAACGAAGAAGAATTTGTTTCTCAAGCAGCAGTTAACTATTGGCAAAATGTAGATTTATACTTAGGTGGATCAGAGCACGCAACAGGTCACTTATTATATTCTCGTTTCTGGCAAAAATTCTTATTCGACAAAGGATTAGTTCCAACGGATGAATACGCGAAAAAATTAATCAACCAAGGAATGATTTTAGGAATGAGTGCGTTTGCTTATAGAGTAAATTTCGAATATTTCATTAACGATATGAATATTGAAAATGAAAAATCTGAAATTTTATTCGTTTCTAAAAAATTTATTGATAATAAACTAGTTTTAACGGATGAAGGTATTCAAGTTATTTTAGATTATATCAAAGTAAAATATAATTATTCAAATGATATTAATTTAATCTATCATATGGATTCTGTTTCTCCTATCCACATTGACGTGAACATGTTAAAAGATGGAGGTGATGAATTAGATACAGATCAATTCAAAGCGTGGCGTGAGGATTTTTCTAATGCTGAATTCATTTTAGAAGACGGAAAATTTATCACAGGTCGTGAGGTAGAAAAGATGTCTAAATCTAAATTTAACGTTATTTCTCCTGATACTATTTGTGACGAATATGGTGCAGATTCTTTACGTTTATACGAAATGTTCTTAGGACCATTAGAACAAACAAAACCTTGGAATACACAAGGATTATCTGGAGTTTACTCATTCTTAAAGAAATTCTGGCGTTTATATCATTCAGGACCAGAAGAAACTTTCTTCGTATCGGATGACGAACCAACGAAAGAGGAAATGAAAGCGTTACACCAAACAATCAAGAAAGTAGATGAAGATGTAAACAACTTCTCATTCAATACTTCAGTTTCTACATTTATGATTGCAGTGAACGAATTAGGAAAATTAAAATCGAATAAACGTGCTATTTTAGAACCTTTAGCGATTGTTTTATCTCCTTATGCGCCTCACATCGCTGAAGAATTATGGTCGAAATTAGGTCACGAAACTTCTATTGCTGAAGCTGAATTCCCTGTTTTCGAAGAGAAATGGTTAGTAGCAGATTCAAAAGAATATCCGGTTTCTTTCAATGGTAAAATGAAATTCTTATTAGAATTACCTTTATCATTATCAAAAGATGAAATTCAGGAAATTGTGATGAATGACGAGCGTACAATCAAACAATTAGGAGATCGTACACCGAAAAACATCATTATTGTTCCTGGTAAAATTATTAATATCGTAGGATAA
- a CDS encoding sensor histidine kinase, whose translation MNIFFFLIVKNQRRKDFTEISKNLPIIPRTEEVDFEGLSQQISNITEVQSKEIDYLKERENYRREFLGNISHELKTPLFSVQGYLLTLIEGGIDDENIRDKYLNRINKSVDRLIYLVKDLDMISELEKGRINIQNSPFNIVALAQEVIDLLEIKAEKNDIQLTLNHPTNYQLKVMGDIEKIQQVLINLVVNAINYSDPNTEIKIEFQETEERIKIMVKDQGVGIKQEDIDRIFERFYRVDKSRNRNQGGSGLGLAIVKHILEAHNQRIAVQSKLGKGSNFFFHLRKV comes from the coding sequence TTGAATATCTTTTTCTTTTTGATCGTAAAAAATCAAAGACGTAAAGACTTTACTGAAATTTCTAAGAATTTACCCATTATTCCAAGAACTGAAGAAGTTGATTTTGAAGGTTTATCTCAACAAATTTCTAATATTACCGAAGTTCAATCAAAAGAAATTGATTACTTAAAAGAACGCGAAAATTATCGTCGTGAATTTTTAGGAAATATCTCTCACGAACTTAAAACTCCTTTATTTTCAGTGCAAGGTTATCTTTTAACTTTAATTGAAGGTGGAATAGACGATGAAAATATTCGTGATAAATACTTAAACCGAATCAACAAATCTGTAGACCGTTTAATTTACCTTGTTAAAGATTTAGATATGATTTCTGAATTAGAAAAAGGTCGAATTAATATTCAAAATTCTCCTTTCAATATCGTTGCTTTAGCACAAGAAGTTATTGATTTATTGGAAATTAAGGCAGAAAAAAACGACATTCAACTTACATTAAATCACCCAACTAATTATCAGTTAAAAGTGATGGGTGATATCGAAAAAATTCAGCAAGTTTTAATCAATCTTGTTGTAAACGCTATTAATTATTCTGATCCAAATACTGAAATTAAAATCGAATTTCAGGAAACTGAAGAACGTATTAAAATAATGGTAAAAGATCAAGGTGTCGGAATAAAACAAGAGGATATCGATCGAATTTTCGAACGTTTTTATCGTGTTGATAAATCAAGAAATCGTAACCAAGGTGGTTCTGGATTAGGTTTAGCAATCGTAAAACACATCTTGGAAGCCCATAATCAACGAATCGCTGTTCAAAGTAAATTAGGCAAAGGTTCAAACTTCTTTTTCCATTTGCGCAAAGTCTGA
- a CDS encoding response regulator transcription factor, whose product MKNIKILLVDDEPDILEFIGYNLKKEGFEVETANNGIEGLKQAKVFRPDLILLDVMMPQMDGMEMCSELRKLDSFKDTLVVFLSARAEDFSQLAGYEAGANDYILKPIKPKVLISKLNALLKLKNNNEPAQDELIKLNNFEINRETYKVTYLNEEFLLPRKEFELIALLASNPERVFKREEILEKVWGNEVVVGGRTIDVHMRKLREKFGNERFSTIKGIGYKIND is encoded by the coding sequence ATGAAAAATATTAAAATACTTTTAGTAGACGATGAGCCAGATATCTTAGAATTTATAGGATATAATCTAAAAAAAGAAGGGTTTGAAGTAGAGACCGCAAACAATGGTATTGAAGGTCTTAAGCAAGCTAAAGTTTTTCGTCCTGATTTAATTTTACTAGATGTTATGATGCCACAAATGGATGGTATGGAAATGTGTAGCGAATTAAGAAAACTAGATTCTTTTAAAGATACATTGGTTGTTTTCTTATCAGCAAGAGCTGAAGATTTTTCTCAGTTAGCTGGTTATGAAGCTGGTGCGAATGATTATATTTTAAAACCAATCAAACCTAAAGTATTAATTAGTAAATTAAATGCTTTATTAAAACTTAAAAACAACAACGAACCTGCTCAGGACGAATTAATCAAATTAAATAATTTCGAAATTAACCGAGAAACTTATAAAGTAACTTACTTAAACGAAGAGTTTCTTTTACCTCGTAAGGAATTCGAATTAATCGCATTATTAGCATCTAACCCAGAAAGAGTTTTTAAACGTGAAGAAATTCTAGAAAAAGTTTGGGGTAATGAAGTAGTTGTTGGTGGACGCACAATTGATGTACATATGCGAAAATTACGCGAAAAATTTGGTAACGAACGTTTTTCGACAATAAAAGGTATCGGATATAAAATAAATGACTAA
- a CDS encoding TonB-dependent receptor domain-containing protein, which translates to MKKNLTLLFALVSAGVFAQTNVEIKGVLYDQLSKTVLADTKFKIDDLGLEATTDNQGNYKIEVPEDAYEVELTVDGYEKVKQPLGEQTILNFFLKPDDIKSEDIDLATATITVQRNKAAEANLLNMQKKSTQIVENIGQVEMDRKGISDAAGAVAKMSGVTKQEGTGNVFVRGLGDRYNSTSLNGLPIPSENPGNKNIKLDLFSTDIIEYISMYKTYSSKINADFGGANVDITSKRYDGKGFFQVGLGTTINSNALDNKAYKLQDGPNYFGFKTTKIPNNVLGGYNFENSLNPVSKPSLGGSFNLKGGKSFRLNNGSKFGFFAAASFDSNGERLQNGVARTVDAHGNGIKDFHTFTSNKYNTNTTGLINLFYDINPNHKLRANSILINNSSQSLNEYNGYVRDINENENGLVRRGTYERNTLLINQLLGEHNFSERSEFNWGISFNTIKNEMPDRIQNTLRYDENDGQYYLANQDASLSHRYFQELKEDEMAANLAYSLKFGVDNSTYKAKLTVGYQGRFKERNLEANQFNLKVNKGDVAVDPNNLDGFFNQANYGSHFLISTFDSYNGTYRPQEYSGEQTINAGFAELEYHFSDRFMAIVGLRGEHINQLVDWRTALSQGKNEFDQFEILPSLAMRYKVNDKNNLRFAASKTYTLPQFKERAMFVYEDVTEIERGNPMLYASTNYNADLKWEWFPKQGEILSVAAFGKYIIDPINKVTIASSANDQSYANTGDWGYAIGVEVEARKAIIDNKGLNSEQVTIGLNAAYMQTKQELNDDKVFEETYFNGGRINTNFTFEEDSFTGASDLVLNADISYSKKWEKGGSVLATVAYNYFSDRLYSLGTETRGNQVDKGFGTLDFILRSKLDKNIGINFAAKNLLNPDIRRVQDNLNGAVDILSYKRGMNFSLGINYQF; encoded by the coding sequence ATGAAAAAGAATTTAACGTTATTATTCGCCTTAGTAAGTGCAGGTGTATTTGCACAGACTAATGTAGAAATTAAAGGAGTACTTTACGATCAACTATCAAAAACTGTATTAGCTGATACAAAATTTAAAATCGATGATTTAGGATTAGAAGCTACAACAGACAACCAAGGAAATTACAAAATAGAAGTTCCGGAAGATGCTTACGAAGTTGAATTAACAGTTGATGGTTACGAAAAAGTGAAACAACCTTTAGGTGAACAAACAATTTTAAATTTTTTCCTAAAACCAGATGATATAAAATCTGAAGATATAGATTTAGCAACGGCAACAATTACCGTACAAAGAAATAAAGCCGCAGAGGCAAATCTTCTTAACATGCAAAAGAAATCTACTCAAATCGTCGAAAATATTGGACAGGTTGAGATGGATAGAAAAGGGATTAGCGATGCAGCAGGAGCTGTAGCGAAAATGTCTGGTGTTACAAAACAAGAAGGGACAGGAAATGTTTTTGTAAGAGGGTTAGGAGATCGTTACAATTCGACATCGTTAAACGGTCTTCCTATTCCTTCGGAGAATCCTGGAAATAAAAATATTAAGTTAGATTTATTCTCAACTGATATTATCGAATATATATCGATGTACAAAACTTATAGCAGCAAAATTAATGCTGATTTTGGTGGAGCAAACGTTGATATTACTTCTAAAAGATACGACGGAAAAGGATTTTTTCAGGTTGGTTTAGGAACTACCATCAATTCAAATGCGTTAGACAATAAAGCATACAAATTACAAGATGGACCTAATTATTTTGGTTTTAAAACAACTAAAATTCCAAACAATGTATTAGGTGGTTATAATTTCGAGAATAGTTTAAATCCAGTTTCAAAACCATCATTAGGAGGTTCTTTTAACTTAAAAGGTGGAAAGAGTTTTAGATTGAATAACGGATCAAAATTCGGATTTTTTGCAGCAGCTTCATTCGATAGTAATGGGGAGCGATTACAAAACGGAGTTGCAAGAACTGTAGATGCACATGGAAATGGAATTAAAGATTTTCACACTTTTACAAGCAACAAATACAATACAAATACAACAGGATTAATTAATTTATTTTATGATATTAATCCAAATCATAAATTAAGAGCAAATAGCATTTTAATTAATAATTCTTCTCAATCATTAAACGAGTATAATGGGTATGTTCGTGATATTAATGAGAATGAAAATGGTTTAGTTCGTCGTGGAACTTATGAAAGAAATACGTTATTAATCAACCAATTATTAGGAGAGCACAACTTCAGTGAAAGATCTGAATTTAATTGGGGAATTTCTTTCAACACGATTAAAAACGAAATGCCAGACCGTATCCAAAATACATTAAGATATGACGAAAATGATGGTCAATATTATTTAGCAAATCAAGATGCATCTTTATCACACCGCTATTTTCAAGAATTAAAGGAAGATGAAATGGCAGCGAATTTAGCTTATAGTTTAAAGTTTGGTGTTGATAATTCTACATACAAAGCCAAATTAACTGTTGGTTACCAAGGTCGTTTCAAGGAAAGAAATTTAGAAGCAAATCAATTCAATTTAAAAGTTAATAAAGGAGATGTTGCTGTTGATCCTAATAATTTAGATGGATTTTTTAATCAAGCGAATTATGGATCTCACTTCTTAATTTCAACATTCGACAGCTATAACGGAACTTACCGTCCACAAGAATATTCTGGTGAGCAAACAATTAATGCTGGTTTTGCAGAATTAGAATATCACTTCTCAGATCGTTTTATGGCAATTGTAGGTTTACGTGGAGAACATATCAATCAATTAGTTGATTGGCGTACAGCTTTATCGCAAGGGAAAAATGAATTTGATCAATTCGAAATTTTACCAAGTTTAGCCATGCGATACAAAGTAAATGATAAAAATAATTTACGTTTCGCAGCTTCTAAAACATACACTTTACCGCAATTTAAGGAACGTGCCATGTTCGTTTACGAAGATGTAACTGAAATTGAAAGAGGGAATCCAATGTTATATGCTTCGACTAATTATAATGCTGATCTTAAGTGGGAATGGTTCCCAAAACAAGGGGAAATTTTATCGGTTGCAGCATTTGGTAAGTATATCATCGATCCAATTAATAAAGTAACGATCGCATCTTCTGCAAACGATCAATCTTATGCAAACACAGGTGATTGGGGTTATGCAATCGGAGTTGAGGTTGAAGCGCGTAAAGCAATTATTGATAACAAAGGTTTAAATTCTGAACAGGTTACAATTGGTTTAAATGCCGCTTACATGCAGACGAAACAAGAGTTAAATGATGATAAAGTTTTTGAAGAAACATACTTTAATGGTGGTCGAATTAATACAAATTTCACTTTCGAGGAAGATAGTTTCACAGGAGCATCAGATTTAGTTTTAAATGCAGATATATCTTACTCTAAAAAATGGGAAAAAGGAGGAAGCGTTTTAGCTACTGTTGCTTACAATTACTTCTCAGACCGTTTATATTCTTTAGGTACTGAAACAAGAGGAAATCAGGTTGATAAAGGTTTCGGAACGTTAGATTTTATTTTACGATCTAAGTTAGATAAAAACATCGGGATCAACTTCGCAGCTAAAAATTTATTAAATCCAGATATCCGCCGAGTTCAAGATAACTTAAACGGAGCGGTAGACATTTTAAGCTACAAAAGAGGTATGAATTTTAGCTTAGGAATCAACTACCAATTTTAA
- a CDS encoding iron-sulfur cluster assembly protein, which yields MALTENQIDAIGEQLVGKFKQIFDPEIPVDIYELGLIYDAHINEEGEVKVLMTLTSPNCPVAESLPLEVEQKVEEIEGVTKAYVEITFEPTWDRDMMSEEAKFELGML from the coding sequence ATGGCATTAACAGAAAATCAAATCGATGCTATTGGAGAACAATTGGTAGGTAAATTTAAACAAATTTTCGATCCAGAGATTCCAGTAGATATTTACGAATTAGGATTAATCTACGACGCACATATTAACGAGGAAGGTGAAGTTAAAGTCTTAATGACACTTACATCGCCTAACTGCCCAGTTGCTGAGTCATTACCATTAGAGGTTGAACAAAAGGTTGAAGAGATTGAAGGCGTTACAAAAGCATACGTAGAAATTACTTTCGAACCAACTTGGGACAGAGATATGATGAGCGAAGAAGCAAAATTTGAGTTAGGAATGTTATAA
- a CDS encoding SPFH domain-containing protein yields MTTLYVILFIVAALIFLGIFTVKQQTAVIVERFGKFHSTRSSGLQIKIPLVDKIAGKVSLKIQQLDVLVETKTKDDVFIKIKVSVQYQVIKDQVYDAFYKLDNPYTQITSYVFDVVRAEVPKLRLDDVFEKKDDIAIAVRNEVQEAMNTYGYDIIKTLVTDIDPDEQVKHAMNRINASEREKIAAQYEGDAQRILIVEKAKAEAESKRLQGQGIADQRREIAKGLLESVDVLNGVGISSQEASALIVVTQHYDTLQAIGEKSGSKLVLLPNSPTAASEMLNTMVTSFTAANELNNDNKKGS; encoded by the coding sequence ATGACTACATTATATGTTATTTTATTTATCGTAGCTGCACTTATTTTCTTAGGTATTTTCACTGTTAAGCAACAAACAGCTGTTATTGTGGAACGTTTTGGGAAGTTCCATAGTACAAGATCATCCGGTTTACAAATCAAAATTCCTCTTGTGGATAAAATAGCAGGTAAAGTATCTTTAAAAATACAACAATTAGATGTTTTGGTTGAAACTAAAACAAAAGATGATGTGTTTATTAAAATTAAAGTTTCAGTTCAATATCAAGTCATCAAAGATCAAGTGTACGATGCATTTTACAAGTTAGATAATCCATACACACAGATTACATCTTACGTTTTTGATGTGGTTCGTGCAGAGGTTCCTAAACTTCGATTAGATGATGTTTTCGAGAAAAAAGACGATATCGCAATTGCAGTAAGAAATGAAGTGCAAGAAGCAATGAATACTTACGGATATGATATTATTAAAACATTGGTTACAGATATTGATCCAGATGAACAAGTAAAACATGCCATGAATCGCATTAATGCATCAGAGCGTGAAAAAATTGCAGCTCAATACGAAGGTGATGCTCAGCGTATTTTGATTGTAGAAAAAGCGAAAGCAGAAGCTGAATCTAAACGTTTACAAGGTCAAGGTATCGCCGATCAAAGACGTGAAATTGCCAAAGGTTTATTAGAATCTGTTGATGTTTTAAACGGGGTAGGAATTTCTTCACAAGAAGCTTCCGCTCTTATAGTAGTTACACAACATTATGATACGTTACAGGCTATTGGGGAAAAATCAGGAAGTAAATTAGTTCTTCTTCCAAATTCACCAACTGCCGCTTCAGAAATGTTAAATACCATGGTAACTTCTTTTACAGCAGCAAACGAATTAAATAATGATAATAAAAAAGGCTCTTAA
- a CDS encoding DUF308 domain-containing protein: MKLTKVSASPYSLNFPPFIIGLIFLIIGIITYFNLAKEIDSINTIFSVIFMVSGVLEILFSVRNKNIFSNWKWSFSFGLLTYIIGILLISEPSTTTDIVSFYTGIYFFLRAIFSINFGIEIFESNSTSAYIIIGLSFILILLGSSLLWLPHMIKNFMYFIDGTAFLIAGFLIFYIYNQIRKQEHRVDYQALYN, translated from the coding sequence ATGAAATTAACTAAAGTTTCAGCAAGCCCGTATTCCCTAAATTTTCCTCCATTTATTATTGGATTAATTTTTTTAATCATTGGTATCATAACTTATTTCAATCTTGCAAAAGAAATCGATTCTATCAACACTATTTTTAGTGTAATATTTATGGTTTCTGGAGTTTTGGAAATTCTTTTTTCTGTTCGTAATAAAAATATATTTTCGAACTGGAAATGGAGTTTTTCTTTTGGTCTGTTAACTTACATTATTGGGATTCTTTTGATTTCTGAACCATCAACAACAACTGATATTGTATCATTCTATACTGGAATATACTTTTTTCTGAGAGCTATTTTCTCAATTAATTTTGGAATTGAAATTTTTGAAAGTAATAGTACATCTGCATATATAATAATAGGCTTATCATTTATTTTAATTTTGTTAGGATCAAGTTTATTGTGGTTGCCTCATATGATTAAAAACTTTATGTATTTTATTGATGGAACAGCCTTTTTAATTGCAGGATTTTTGATATTTTATATCTACAATCAAATTAGAAAACAAGAACATAGAGTGGATTACCAAGCACTTTATAATTAA